In Octopus bimaculoides isolate UCB-OBI-ISO-001 chromosome 5, ASM119413v2, whole genome shotgun sequence, a genomic segment contains:
- the LOC106869280 gene encoding caspase-3-like, with protein MDYTDARRVDGIFFKERNPDSQPEDVEMVSVEESGESVNTRYDMDRNKKNLALIINNEKFDKSTGMSRREGTDEDASAIKRTLESLHFKVINRKNLSVKSMKQIFLDISMLDHRNHNCFVCVILSHGEDNNWIYGTDDKVKLDDLVEMLLPEKCPGLIGKPKLFFIQACRGKKRDSGAIMHDCGDVRVEYQNVKSHKVPFWADVLLAYSTVPGFYSYRRHTIGSWFIHSLVHILEKDGDRLELQQLMILVNRKVACEYEHTSTKMKQVPCIVSMLTKELYFFK; from the coding sequence ATGGACTACACAGATGCACGACGTGTTGACggtatattttttaaagagaGAAACCCCGATTCACAACCTGAAGATGTTGAAATGGTGTCTGTTGAGGAAAGTGGCGAATCTGTAAATACCAGATATGACATGGATCGTAATAAAAAGAATCTggctttaataataaataacgaaAAGTTTGACAAATCGACAGGAATGTCTAGACGAGAAGGAACCGATGAAGATGCATCGGCGATTAAACGGACATTGGAGTCGTTGCATTTTAAGGTGATTAACCGCAAGAATTTATCAGTGAAAAGCATGAAACAAATCTTTTTGGATATATCTATGTTGGACCATAGGAACCATAATTGTTTCGTTTGTGTTATATTGAGTCACGGCGAAGACAATAACTGGATATATGGCACTGATGATAAGGTAAAACTTGACGATTTAGTGGAGATGTTGCTTCCTGAAAAATGCCCAGGTTTAATAGGTAAGCCAAAACTATTCTTCATACAAGCCTGTCGGGGAAAGAAACGGGACAGTGGTGCAATTATGCACGATTGCGGCGATGTTAGAGTCGAATATCAAAATGTCAAATCTCACAAAGTACCATTTTGGGCAGACGTGCTTCTGGCTTATTCCACTGTCCCTGGATTTTACTCCTATAGACGTCATACGATTGGATCCTGGTTTATTCATTCATTAGTCCACATTTTAGAAAAAGACGGAGACCGACTTGAACTGCAACAATTAATGATTTTGGTAAATCGTAAGGTTGCCTGTGAATATGAGCATACTTCCACTAAAATGAAACAGGTTCCTTGCATAGTAAGCATGTTAACGAAAGAATTATACTTTTTCAAGTAA